AGGGACTGAATCAGcaataaagaggaaacaaaagggggtgttttcacacacatcagcaacacctcttaaccacacactctttctctcacgcTTTTCTTTAGTCGTAGTTTGGTTGCTGGACATGAAGGTCGAGAAGGCACAGTAAGAaaacataatgtttaatattttactaaattTCCTCAGTATATGTACATTTCCTGAACATAGAGAGgctcagtgttgttttttttcaatgcGGTTGTAGTTTGTGTTGTTAAATTGGGAGCTACGTGACTTTTGGCAACTTTTACCGATCGCTCATCTGTGCTGGGAATTATGGATATAATACTGATTTCATGATAAATTGTATCTGAGATAATTGTggctttttctgtattttttataacaatttcaaagtcaatattaaaatatttgtattgaatatttaaaatcgcaaaattttgcaattttttactaatattttttatgtttccttatttttttaatgataaataattatttttaaaattaattaagcaatatgACATGAGCAAGAATGCTGTTAAACTGAATATGGGCGTGGCTGTGATGTGGCCGTAGGCACGAGGCCACAGATAAACAGCACGATTGCAAGTGTGACAGTTCTATTAATAAGAAATcaatatcaagtaactgacatgGCAGacaaaatatggccaaatattttggttatttttgctccgtcgatagaaatagttcccaaagaagccaaggctgcatgttgccatggtaacgcacAGACTAACTGACAGgccgtagtaagtgtagtagcacttttttttctttaaattttgctGACAGTTCCTTAGCAAGTGTTTATAtagtgatacatattgtgtaccctgaaaatgtcttcatgtgTGGTATGAAGTgtgatttgatattttggtCATGTGGCCCACATCtattgtcatgtttctgagtcCTGCTACAGCAGTAATGTTATCTTATATAgcattttcctgctttaacacactcacgtctgctttgttaattatctgatgagttgaatcaggtgtgttgggaaaagggaaaacactgacattagtAGAGCaggagtactccaggagcagagaGGAGAAAGGCTGATTATGTAGCTGTGGCTGTAGGTGGTACTGTGGTGATGTAGTGTGGAAGGCCATCGGGGCCAATACATGTAGCTCTATTCATTTATCAAATGTGTTTCATACAGCTAGAGTTTCGTGTTCAGTTTATCATCTATATACCTGCTCTTTCCATTCTTAGTTTCTGATAAAATCTTCTGCTGTTTAATTGAGTTTATTGGTGACAATATTGAAACTTATGAACCAGTGAGACCACGAATCAATCATCACTGCTGTTTGTCCCACGAGTGCATGCACTATTTAAACTTGAAATATTTACTTAGCTTCATGCACAAGTAATAAATCTACATAATTATTCTATATTTACCCGATTCTTTATCTTAACTGATAgcactgcatctttttgttttaaagcatcctggtttgtaaaatatgtgtgatttttgtgtacTATTCTACTTTAGACATCTTTCCAGAAAATTCCTCCTTGAAGTATCAGAttccaatatgcaaataatgACAATTCTATGACTATGCAGATTAGTGCATGACAAGTAAGCAATGTTTTAAGCATGTGTGAGCTTCTCTGAGTAGATTTGGTAACAGTGAATTCATGTACAGGTTTTCTTTTGTGGCTTGTGAATATTTGTCataaacatcatactttttacctgtttattgttatatttaatgttctgtgtaatgtaaagcataaacttctctgtcctgatgatgtcagaaaaccagaattcaactgcactgtggtattaaaataaataatccctCAGCTAATGAAAGACTTCTGATGGATGCTGTGATAATTGTATGTCATTACTTAATTATTTCTCCAAAGAAAAGGAGGATTAACAGCTTAGTAGGttgtatgttgttgttgtgactTATTATAAGCAAATTTTAtaggttttccttttttttttttatagaagctCTCCAGCAATGATGTCCCTCAAAATGGCTTCTCCACTTTATCTGATCTTTCTGTTCATGATCTCAGGTGAGTCACACATTAACATCATCACAACTACACACCCcagagacaataaatacaactttAACCACCAGTATATTTTGATACTTGTTATAactgtaatattataaatataacactgCTCCTCCCTTGAGCTGATATTACGTGAGAAAAATGGGATTAAGTTCGTGATCAGAATCACGTTTAACtaagacacgcctctgttttttaaaaactccGCCCCCGTGCATAACTCTCACATAACGTGTGAATAGTGTTTAAGTCTGCAGTtaaatctgaggtctgaatactgatgtgtgtgtgcttaactcaactcttagtaagatataaaatggaataaacaataacatcatCTCCTGCCCAAAAACCTGAAGTCCAGGTGAAATATTCTTGTTACAATTTGTCTATCAGTGACActggatttaaagaaaaacagacgtAAGTGACGACTGAATAGTAGTGGatgctgtaaaaatgttaattcCACATTACGAGTTCTGAATTTAGAACACACTGCTATATCCAAATCCTGCACACGGTTTTCTTCCAGTGGTAAAGAACTGGTTTTATTTCTCCAACCCAGAGTTCCAGAGGAGAGAAGTGAAGCTGTAAGCTAACTCAGTGTTTTATGGGGCTCAGGATAATGACCTCTAATCACCTCTTTCATGTATCATGTTTCAGGAGCTCTTGGGAATGAATGGAGTGTGAAATACAGCCAACTAAATCTCTGTGCTTTAAAAGGATCTACAGTGTTTATGAAcggcacttacacacacccagCACGTCTTACAGTGATGAACAGGTTTTGGGTAATAAACCCAGTTCCAGGTATAGAGCCGACTGATCTGCGTAATGAATCAGGTTACTCAGGCAGAGTGGAGTATTTAGGAGATGAACAGAATCACTTCTCCCTCAGACTGAGTGATGTGaagaaaacagatgaacacatGTACTGCGTCAGAGTCATAACAAATGATCAAAAAGAACGATGGATGGGTGAACCCGGAGTTACACTCACTGTTAcaggtaaataaaatcatttcattttctacatGCAGTGGTCCTAAAAAGCATTTTGACACTTAAGCCACACTTACAATTTAACaacctttttaaaattaatttcacaatTATAATCTTCATTGCATTAGAAAACAACCTGTCAAACATAATATCATTAATTTTAAAGCAAAACACTTCCCAAAACTATATTACgctaaaagtattaaaataatatttagaggaaaagtatgtagacactcAATAGTTCCTTCATTAAAGATCACAGTTCCAGTGTttagtttgtcttttgttttgctgaacTTCTTGACAATGCCTGGGCCTGAAATCAGCCTGTTTCTGTAAATTTTGGTGGAATTTTCTTTAAGTTTCAACCAACAAATCTTTCAGTTCATCCACTGACATTGACAATCTGTTAATTTCTTCTCCACTGCAACCATGGATGCTTTATAAAGTTTAGGTCAGTGTTCTGGGAAGTGTTCTTTGAAAAAGCAGCTGgtgctttggatcattatcctgctgaaaaatccatttCTGTCTCATGAATAATTTCTTTGCTGATTTCTGCAAGTTTCCATCCAGAATACCTCAGTCCACTTCTgagttcatgatgccatcaatgaacccaagctcagcaacaccactgtaggaaaaacagccccagccTCCTCTGTGCTTTATAATACCCTTAGTGCTGTGTTTGGAGTTCTTATCCTGActttctccacacaaacactccaACATCAGATCCATCCAAGTTCCATTAGGATTCATCTGAAAATAAGATAGATGGCCAGAAGCTGCTTTctttttgtgcatgttctttTGCACATTTCACCCTTGCTTTCTTATTCTTGAGGCTGATGAATGGTTTCCGCTGCACTACTCTCCCTCTGTAGCCATGCTCGTTGATCCTGTTTTGAATAGTTTGTGCACATTGTATCTGTATCATTGATGTCTGAAGCAATCCTTGCTGCTGTTTCTCAtctgtttttcttgattttactcACAATTATCCTGTTCAGGCTGTTAGTGGGCTTTCAGGGTCTGTCTGTATGTCGTCTGTTTTCACTCACAAGTCCTTCATCTTTGAACTTTAACCGCTCCCAAGCTAATTTATAGTGGATGTATGTagctaattacatttaatttcatacagATGCTCCTAGCAGAGTAACACGTGGTGTAGTTCATCATATTAACTGTACAAATTCATCATATTAAGCGtccaaataattttttgtctaattttgaacagtatatttattattttatatttttaaaaataattttttttgtgggaaatgttttgcttaaaaagtgtgcttgtggtatccttctttaaaataaatgccatttgGTTTGAAATGTTGATTTCTAATGTAGTGAAATTCATATGTTTGTGTGGCTTCAGTGTTCAAGTATTTTTAGGGCCACTGAATGTCACTCAGGTGATAATCTCTCTTTACACACAGAAGTGTCAGAGTTTTGTACCAGATTATTGAAACTTATGAATGTCATTATTATGTTCATACTGAAAAAGGTTTGAGAGTTTTATACCTGATTAATGAGAGTCTCTGAAACATTCATACTGcttatgtcaatattttttgtcaaaGTACAAAGTGTTTTCTCTGATTGATCTGAtcattaatttgacaaaaagtGACTAGCCTCCAGAGTTAAGAAGattataaacactgaaaataatactgaaatgagtaccattaaattgaaaaagactATGAGAGAGCAGAGTTTTAAATTAGATGCTTTCCTTGCTTCAGGACAGCTTTCCTGAATTACTGTTTCTCTCATTGTTTAAGATCTTCAGGTGATCGCTCCTGCAGcagtgacagagggacaatCAGCCGTTCTGACCTGTAAAACCACCTGCAGTCTGACTGATCCCACATTCATCTGGTACAAAAACAGACGTGGTTTAACCACAAAGACCACCAAGAGCAATAAAGTCCACCTGCAGCGGGTCAGCAGTGAGGATGCAGGCAGTTATagctgtgctgtaagaggatATGAACATCTCCGCTCTCCTGCTCAAACCCTCAGTGTCAGATGTgagctttatttatcttttcttatATATTGTGTAACTCAATTGATGATGAAGCACATGATATTTAATGAAAGTAAAGGAATCAAGAAAATCACTGATTATGATCATGAACTGATTTCCTCACTCTTATCATGGAACTCTCTAGATTCTCCAAAGAacgtctcagtgtccatcagctcctctggtgagatagtggagggcagttcagtgactctgacctgcagcagtgatgctaacccacctGTGGAGAACTACACCTGGTTTAAGGAGAAAGAATCATCACCTGTAGGATCTGGACAGAgttacagacctctacagagtGGACAGTACTACTGCGAGGCTAAGAATAAACACGGCTCTGAGAGATCAGCTGCAGTGTCCGTCACTTTAAACGGTGAGAGCGATGATTATACGTCCATGTTTGATCTCTGCTCTGTTATACATCATACACtatggattttctttttaaaaaatcttttcactTCTGctattcctgtgtgtgtgtgggtactATCAGGTTTCTATCATGGTTCTTTGATTGTGTATGTGGCTGTTGGAGTTGGACTTTTTGGGCTTGCAGCTCTTCTCTCTGCACTCTTCTGGCTGAGGTGAGAATATTAATGCTGATAAATTCATCACTAATTCCTCTTAAGATGTTTCTGATGGATAAATTTGTTCACGATTAAAATACAAGGGTGACTGTGCGTTCTCAGTAGCTGCCTCTAGACTGTCGAATACACTACCTGATCTGCTTCAACTACTGAAGAATTTAAATCTTGTCTTAAGACCCATCTTTTCTCTTTGGCATACGACTGTATCTAACCcttgtttttttaagtcatgTGTCTAATTAGTCATTTTAATGAGGAGATTTAtactttgtatattttattatcttttagtgtgttttgttttatattaccCTGTCTTGTGCTGTAATGTTGAGGTGCCTTTTTGACCTCAATTCCTCTCAGCTGTACAGCACTTTGATCCGATTcagctgttttaaatgtgctctagaaataaactgaattgaattgaattgaataaatattcGACTTTGTGTGAGCAGAtgcaagagaaagaagaaaaaggaagatgATGGTGACTATCAGGTGAGTAATTACAGAAATATCCATCAGGTGATTTCTTTGTTCATAATAAACTCTTACTGTAAAGATCTTCAGCCGAACCTGCTCACGTTCTCCTCCCCTCCTCTCTGCAGACCGCTGGGCCGAGTGCTAAAGACGACACGTACGCAGCTCTCGATCTCGCAGGCCGGACAGCTGATGATGTGTATCACACACTTGCAgtaagtggttactgaaaaagTGTTTACAGTCACTTGT
This Pangasianodon hypophthalmus isolate fPanHyp1 chromosome 26, fPanHyp1.pri, whole genome shotgun sequence DNA region includes the following protein-coding sequences:
- the LOC117596164 gene encoding hemicentin-1-like — translated: MSLKMASPLYLIFLFMISGALGNEWSVKYSQLNLCALKGSTVFMNGTYTHPARLTVMNRFWVINPVPGIEPTDLRNESGYSGRVEYLGDEQNHFSLRLSDVKKTDEHMYCVRVITNDQKERWMGEPGVTLTVTDLQVIAPAAVTEGQSAVLTCKTTCSLTDPTFIWYKNRRGLTTKTTKSNKVHLQRVSSEDAGSYSCAVRGYEHLRSPAQTLSVRYSPKNVSVSISSSGEIVEGSSVTLTCSSDANPPVENYTWFKEKESSPVGSGQSYRPLQSGQYYCEAKNKHGSERSAAVSVTLNGFYHGSLIVYVAVGVGLFGLAALLSALFWLRCKRKKKKEDDGDYQTAGPSAKDDTYAALDLAGRTADDVYHTLARLTSGRKTRTNLCPLTSTPFESDHCALYVPPPRCCCLLATLISGMTMPSPHFTMVEDVGMNTDPSIKMDPIFKQFLQTHLQQQAVTQELAEKSLQVPRAPETEERAICPFSPPQTLPRGPAPLDQAHPRR